In Capsicum annuum cultivar UCD-10X-F1 chromosome 8, UCD10Xv1.1, whole genome shotgun sequence, the genomic window ctaaaagaaaaagaaaaggagggTGGCTGTCTTTTTCCCAAGAAACTAAAACACATCCTACAATTAACACAGCCTTACGGTGAACTTCTCTATGGTTTGTTAGACTAATCAATTCGCTGATTGCAGGATTATGTTATCACAGGAATTAATGATGTACTTACTAGTTACTATATATTGATTTTACAAATAGTTAATACATGAAATCCCTCACGAAGAAAAAAAGCCAATTTCTAGTGCAAATACTTAACCTATATGGTAGTTCGCCCCTCTTACCCAGTAGTATTTACCCCTCAATAAACTTGAAATGCTATATTTTTCCAAAGAAACAGAGCACACCCTTAAATTTATGGCAGCCGTTGACAAAATAAACAGAACTTTCAGATAAAAATAATCGATATAATCAACCAAACTATCTACAATAGTCAAAATATAATTTGGAAAGTATGAAACCATACCAACAAAGTTCCTTCAAGACTATGAACACACGGTGACACCCAGAGAGTTAGAAACAATGGCAGCAGTACTTTGTGCATCTGCACCAACAGAGGTGAGAACAATCAATAGATCAGAAAAGACTTTCATTGACATAATATCTTTATTTGGTTCTTACATTCCAACTAGCAGTGCACAAAGTATAACAAAAACCTAAGCTATGCATGGTTTTTCGTGTACTATTTGTGTCAACAGGGCCACCTATGAGCTTCTGTTACTCCTGATGAGCTTCAAGTTTCTCAGTTTGGTTAATCTACTATTAAAGGACAAGAAGAATTAACACTAGAGAAATAACAGACACAGTGACGATGATGCCTACATGATCTTAATCCAGTATAACATGGACCTAATTAACACGGCTTCCTTTGCATTGTTTTTATTTCATGCAGTATTTCTTTCTCATTTCTATTTGCTCCAAAAGTAgcaaaattattcataaaaaaagaGGGCGTGGAGAGGATTAATATCCTCATGACCAAAAGATGTGGCATGGTGAACTTCATCTACATTGCAAAGtcaaaggataaaaaaaaaagatggataatATGCAACTAACCTCATGTATGACCAAAGGATCTGGTGAAAATATTTTGGGGAAAAACCATGATATTGACACTCCACCAAATCCCAGTAATAATCCATTTGATACTGCAATGATCAGAAGGGACTTCAGCAGCATCCGGGCCTGATTCACAGTGTTCATCTTTTAGAATGTCCTATTAAATAATAATCCATTGAAGACAACTCTAGAGTTGTCAATTTGGGAATAAATAGAAACAACAGTTTACATGGACATCGCAGACAAAATTTCATGGATGTCAAAGCTTTCCTCAAAGAAGAGGTGTTTACAGATATAATGGAAAGTTTAATGATAAACTTTTCAAGCTTGTACGTGACGATAAGAAAACAGACGCAGGATACTGTAAattttacataaataaatttatacCTTTGACAAGTTCCGATTCACTCCATATAACAATTCAGGCATAAATGACTGCGCCGTTTGAGAGAGAGGCTCACCCCATATTGCAAATATGCAGAATAATTGCAGCAAGACCTAATTAGAAAAGTAATACGTCAGTGTTAATATACATCTGACCGTTCCATTAGAATGATGCAAGAAGAAAATACATCTGAAATATTGGTCACACATAAACTAACCTGATGTGCAGCAGCAATGTGTGTGCCCATTGATGTAGCATAGTAGACAAGTAGAGAGTAGAATAACACCTGAAGTTCAAGATCTATCAGATACATAGTTACTACTTTCATGCAAGCCGTAAATGCAGCTGAGTCAAACAAACCTTTGACATCATTGTTAGGAACACAGGTGCTGCAAGCATGAAAATCTGTAGAAGTTCATCCAATGATGGGACAGATAAGGCAAAACCAGTATACCCTTTACCGCTCAGGGCTGCAATCATCATATAAGCTGCAACAACCTAAAATATTGCTAGTAAGCTAGGAATATTACCATAAAGAGTATgaaaatgagagagagagagagagagagagagagagagagggagggaGGGAGGGAGAGAGTTGAAGAGCAGATCAAAGTCATTTAGAGGAAGGAAAGGCGTATGTGGCATACTTGGGAGACCATCGTTGCCCATGCTGCTCCAGCAATACCATATCCAAAGAATCTGCATAAGACTATGTCGCCAACGCCATTAATAGCAGTGGCAACTGCCAAAGCCTTTAAAGGACCCCATGAGTCTTTCATGCCCAAACTGTATATCCATTTACAAGAACTATATTATACACTGAAACAGACTAACCAATGCATTTATCACAAAAACCACCAGCAGAAAATCATAAACAGCTTTCAGTTTTAACGCTCAAAAGACTGACCAAATAATGCACATTGCAAACATATAAATACCGGAGGAAAGACATTAAGAACTTCAGTATCGATAGCTATCCATAAATGTAAGTGTAGTTTCTTTCTTTAAGAAGCTTCATCATCAGGTTCGTTAAAGTAAAAGACGGAAGTGTCAGGGGTGGCACAGTCAATTGGAACAAATTTATATAAATCAAAGAAATGTCAACCAAAGACAATCATGCTCAAATGTCTTTCAACCACTATTATCAAAACCCTTCACTTCATCACTTGCTGAAAAAACGAGGGGTTATCCCTTCACTGGTGCAGCCATGTGCTTCAGAGAAAATCGTGCTTCAAAAAATTATGCGAATCAGAAGCGTTGGCCACATTGAGTCTCAACTTTGAGGAGTTGGACTAACGTCAGAATCACTGTATATTGGATGCTGAAATTAGTTTTAATATCAATTGACTATTATAGTACTAAATTCACATATATTTGGtactttctaatttttcttaaattgtgcACTTCACTTCAAACAAGTGTACTTTACTTCCCGCGTTTTTCTTCAAGCCTCGTGGACCTTTGTAGCTTTTTAGCTCTTCCGCTATTGAAGAGCACTGCTTTCAAACTAAACTCAACCCACTGGTTCCATCTCAATAGCGTCATAAGCTAATTTAAGTTACAAAAATTGTTTCATGTTCATTAGCTAAAAAGATTGTGGTCATCATTATCATCTACTAAGAGTCCAGTATGTGTTTTAATATTCACTAACAGTGATACTCTTCTCATATAAAGAAGAAAATTGGATTAATCAGTTTAGCTGAGTCTGATCACACATAAATAATCATGTAAACACATAACAGAATGAGTGCTTCCTGAGGGCGAGGACTTGCATCCATGAGAAAAGCACAACAGGAAGAGGAAGATGAAATATAGTGAGGAAAAAATTGGGTACAAATTATCTGACAATTGATTATGTGGCAACGTGAAATAGGACATTGTGCAGACAAGAAAAAGAACGTTGACAAATTGTAGCCATAGGAACTAAGTGCTTATGTTAAGTGGTTCTTGTAAAAGCATCGCTGCAAATATGAAGAAACATAATAGATTGCTACACAACCCTATAGATCACTCAGCCAATTAAATTCAAGTTCAAATTATCTAAAAGCACATTGATTACATAATGCTATACAGATTAGAGTATCGGTAGGTAGATGGTACCTTGCACTTTGGGCAACCCAGCCAACCAGCATGGCGGGCCATGCCAATCCACGAATCTATCATGAAAAGATATTTTATTCAGATGAAGTGTGCTTGGATAAGCAAGCATAAGTGGATTTTACTTGATCATCCCAGAACGATAAAACATTCAGCCAAATATTGTGATCCCTGCTATAGCATATGAATTCAGAAAGTATAACAAATCACTGAAAGTCTTTATCTGCAAGTTTGAACTAGGACAGATAAACCCCACTTTGAGCTTAGCTATAAGAAGTTAAGATAATCAATTGTAATCGTTCATTCAATTTGCAAACAACTTCCCAGATCCTACGGCTGTTTTCCTTCTCCTCTTCCAGAAATAAATTTATAGTTTTAGTTAGCTACATTTAAACCTAAGTCATCTAATAGCTATATGAAACAGTACAGCATTCAAACCTTACATTGTGTTAAGAGTCTTTCGACTCTTGATAAGATGCTtcttaaaagataaaaagaataaatatatccAATTTGTGTTGGAGAACATGCACCAATaataaatagcataataaccTGGACATAAGTATTTGCTGCGTTTATTATTTCCATATTGTTTGCCCCTGTGAAAGCTGAAAGTGAGACAAATATACCATCAGTTTCTCCTGAAAAATACACCACTActgaaggaagaagaagagaatctGAATACTACACATATAGAGTAATTGATAAATCCACCACAAAAAAGAATGAGATACTTACCAGTAATGCCCCAAGTACCAAACAATCTTGTAAAGATAAACATCACAATACCACAGGCCAACCCAATGAAGAGCAGGATAGATATCTGATGTTGCACGTCATCTTTATCCTGCACCATAATCCAAGATGCTCAGAATGCAAGAGTAAACGGAAAATATGGACGACTATAAATTGATATATGGGTTCACCATACTATGATAACTCCCAAGCTCCTAATATATGGGGAAAGCAGATGCACTTAAAAGATAACAAGAATTTTCAACAAGCATACCCCTTTGGCCAGTGCAGTAGCAACTAAATTTGAAGTGGCAATTGAAAGGAACATAAAAAGATAGCTTGTGTTATCACAAAACACTGTTCCTGGACCTGCCAATCAcaaaaaataaggtaaataactCAACATATAAACAACATTATACTCCGTCCCTCCCATTTGATATGAAAAAAGTTAAGGTCAGAAGCACACCAAAAGTATTTGGATTTTTTGAGTTACATACTTGAACTATCCAGTGTATGAGTTTCCTAACTAAACTAGCTCCGACTACTTATCAAAACACGCTTAAACTATTCATTGTTTAATTTTCCTAACAACAAGTTTAGGTATGAAACTCAAAACAATAAACGGTTAGAgatgtgttttgataaatagttgataGTCTTGTTAGGAAACTCGCACACTAGATAGTTCAGGTTTGAAACTCCAAAAATTGGAATACTTTAGGTGGTTGATGTGTATTTTGATAAAAAGTTGGTGATCGTTCGTGTAGGAAACTCATATACGTAATAGTTCACTTATGAAACTCAAGCAATCGGATACTTTAGGTATATTTGGACCTCCAAAAATGGAAATAGTCATAAGCCTAATAGTTCACGTATGAAACTCAAGCAATCGGGATACTTTAGGTATATTTGGACCTCCAAAAATGGAAAGAGTGTCATAAAAATTGAGACATTCTCTACCTAAAGCGGCAAGTTCAATGGAACTTCCTTGACCAATAACTGCAGTATCAATAAGACTCATCAAAGGTCCACATAACCACAACCCAACTGCTGGCCCCGAAAACTTTACAATTTCCACCACTTGTGCCCAAATGCTTTCATTTCCAGAAAAATTTCCTTTACCATTAGAATCCACCACTGAAATTTCTTCTCTAACTGTTACTTCTCCTACTTTCTCTTCATATGCTTCATCGCCGATACACGAATTCGAATTCAAATTCTCCAAATTGACTGTAATCTCTTGACTGTGATTTACACAAGCAGTGATAATTCGCTTTCTGTGATTACTCATTCGGGTCAATGGTGCAACCCGACAAGTTCGGAGCCGGGTCGAAGAGAAATCAACATGGAAATTCGGgttgaatttggggattttaatCGGAATGTGAGATTTACATGTTAGGGTTTGAAGATTCATTGTTGGGGGATGAAGCGTTTAGATGGTTGATTGAACAACagatagaagaaaaaaagagggaACATTTTGAGCCACGAAAATAGGAAGGGCTTTTTCAGCCAGTTGAAAATTGGCGGCTGCTTCGAGCTACCTAGTTTTTCATGCAAATAGATATTCGGCatgtttatttaaaataaaattacttatctatctcaaaatacttatatcaatttaaaagattaaaagagcactagttattttttaaaattttatctttaatattttattattttagaattaagaAGATACACAAATAGATAAAAAGTTAAAGAATTAATTAGATTATattcttaatcttttttttttaacaattgaGCAAAACATAAATCCATTGAGTATTTTCAGACGAAGGGTGCAATATTTtatgaacggagggagtatgCTCATAGCTTagacaaaaaatatttatcacaaataaattaatttggtTTAAAGATTTTAACCCTTTTGGTCATaagaatttttataaaaaaatttactttaatttcaaaaataatgtttGGTCACgagaatttcaaattcaagtcaGTTACAATTTAGGCTTGTATttgaaaaaagattaattttcactttttcacttttagtttttttacaaaaaattaaaagtaattttaatttatatttatgattaaacgtaactccaacttcaatttcaacttaaaAAATATGTGATTGTCATGACCAAACGCCTACTTAGTTAACTGCTTCACATTTCTGTCGCCTAGAGATTGACGAAATCCAgtataattacttttttttaagcATAGAAGTACTTCCTAGCTGAATGTCAgtactttttgtttttatttacgAAAAGGGGTCATAAATACAttttaagtattgaaattggttcaaaagTATCCATCGTTTACCTATTGGGTAAAAAATATCCCTCCCATTACCTATtggatcaaaaatatccctccatcCACATTTATAGCTCAACTATGCCCTTACGACTAATAAACCTTTttaaaatcataactaaaatttCATTTAATACGTGGCAGCTTTCTATTGATTGTAAATTAGAttaatcaaaatattaaattaaatttggaTCCAACTAAACTACCCTATCCAAACGTGATCCAAACCATTAAAACCGCCCCAACCTATTAAACAAAAAGGAGATTTTGAAACCTAAACCTAAATTCATCGATCAAACTACTAAAATGCATTTTGAAACTAATTTTACACAAAACTTATCAAGAAGCCTAAATCTTATTTGATTGGTTTTCTAAGCCAAAAGATACAACTTAAACGTATGGAAGTTGCTAAAAGCCTATAATTAACATGTCAAATGaagttactttaattttttttggtcatgCTGAAACTAATCAGGAGTCCATTTTAGTTTCTCTACGTTCTAGGTAACTacgaaaaataattaattttattattttctgtcCCTAAAGCACCATCGGAAGGACGTATCTATATACCAGAAGGAACTTGCAGACACTACTTTGATGTATGAGGAGAAAATAGCACAATTAGAACAACAACTAAAAGTTGAGCATGGGATGATTCTTTTTCTTAGGATTAATATTGCTGTGAGACTTTCAAAAGTTGTCCAAAGATACTGCTGCAATTGCGAAAATGCAAATATGAGTGTGTTCATGATGATCTCCATGCCCTACTTTCTCTATTTCGTTCATATATCAGGTGTTTTCTATATCTCTTGGTATTTTTGGTACAATATCACATATTTTTTTGTGATACTGTGTCAATCTTCTTAGTTTACTTTAAAAACATTATTCGGTCCAtagatttgggtataaagaaacACTTCGAATTCCTCTTTATTGGTTGCGTTAGTTTCAAAGGAAAACCACTTGAATAATATGCCTAAAGTAATCAAAGAGATTGAATTATCCTCTTGACTAGTTCCTTTGCATTTTGCTATCCATTTGTCTGCGTATTCACTCATGATTTTGCAACACTCGAAAATATGCAATACTGCAATGTGCCTTTAAATATGacatctatatttatttattttttgaagtaATTTCATTAAAGATGTCAAGAAGCTAAGATGCTAACAGATCCATAAAGATTACAAAAGGTGCAAATAGCCCTAAACAGCTAGGCTATTCTCATGACGCAAATAAAATCTAAGAATTGAATTGAAGAATTTATAGTGAAAAAATTTAGACAACTTGATAGATTTCATCACTTTCGTCTAAAATCAGTTTCAAAATGCTTTGCAGCAATTTTATGGATGAAATTGGGTTTAGGCTTCAAAATTTCCTTTTTGTTTCATAGGTTAAGGCGGTTTTTGATTTGGTTCGGGTTTGGCTCGGGTATTTTAAGATAAAAAGTATACTTAAAGAGTATCATAATAACCACTATCACACTAACTATTAAGGTAGGAGCAAAATTAAGTATAATGAATAAAATTTGGTTATTCATAGCAAAAGTCAAAATTTAAACCCTGATGTGTATTAAACTTGTATTCATCTTTCCCTGATTATCTCGGGTaatgttttcttttgttgttaAACCCTCACTATTTctccattataaaaaaaaaaaacttgtttgATTAATGTTCCTTTTTTGGGTTAATTTATTACCCTTCTTTTAAAtggttgtttttcttcttctaaaataTTGGCAAATGTAAGTAAATAAGAAAAATCTCATTAAATCTAACTTTTGCACAAAAGTTCCTTAAAGATTGATTGAACATTCATCCCTTTTGGGGGGTAAACATTGAACATTCATCCACTATCTATATCAAGCAGAAAAAATAGTAgataaaaacaaattcaaaatcaaaactacaccaaaataatacgacaatcgagatatcaaaacaatacgaTTACATctaatctttaagaaaaaatttcGCAAAACCCGATCGAACATTCATCCACCACCTGTATGAAGCAGAATAATAGTAGATATCAAAAGAATAGAAAGtacgaaaatataaaatctaaCTTTTACCCCAAAGTTCCTTAAAGACCGATCGAACATTCATCTACATCTGTAAAAATAGTAGATAGAAACAAAATagaaactataataaataatatgacaATCGAAATATCAGAACAATACGATTATTAAACATGATCTTTAcacaataatttttcaaattacgACGAACATTCATTGACCACCcgtattaaacaaaaaaattagaaaacatatcaatactaaaaaaaatggaaaaatcgaccacaagtggtcgattttccaCAAATTCCAACCACAAAATCGATCAAAGAGTGTGATCGGTAAATTATTAGTagctttttaaaaatcgaccacatgtgatcgattttttaaaaatatatatttagttttaaaatttattattatgtttttaaaatttgaaaaagtgtttttttttaaaagaccacaagtggtcggttttctattaaattatttaattagttttaatagaaaactgaccacaagtggtcggttttctattaaattatttaattagttttaatagaaaactgaccacttgtggtcgattttctaataaattgatttatttatttaataaaaaactgaccacttgtggtcgttttttctgggaactttttttttttaaaaagcctcaaatgtaaATGCTctcaaaagtgtacaacacaacAATAGAttcaaaagtgtacaaactaCAATATAATGTCTAAATTCAATGTACAACAATGGTTTCAAGAGTGTTaacaactacaacaatagtttcaaaagtgtacaaactacaacataatgtctaaattcaaagtacaacacatacaaaagccaaaaaactaaaagtcatcttCATCGAATTCATCCTCGTCTTTCATATCCCTATCTGTGCCGATATCATCCAGGGGGCCTACTCCTTTTGCAGCCCGAACAACATCACCAGGACACGAAGGAATAATCCctgcagtctgaatgaaagagaTGAAATGCTCCTGCAACATCCTAATTTGTGATGAAGTTTCCTCCCCCTTCTTATACACTCTCTTTCTTTGTTCaacaagctcttcagtgagtttagaaatcgTATAATCTAGTCTTTCAacggtttctctatcaactgaagggCTAGAGTATGCAGGGCCGGACGAATACCTAAAATTCTTgccaaaaaaattattgtggtATCCGTAGCAATGACCTCTAACTGCAGGACCCATAAATTTTTCCCATAACTCCTCTTCTACATGTCGGGGtagtgggtcaccctgactttcaggaggctgagtactacgatactcactaACGAGCTGcctatatttgtcctatattaattcaaagtaaagttaaaattaaaagttaaaaaaattaaagtacttatgattgaataatatcaaatttgagaaaaatattcataaatgcaATATTTGTTTCTTACATGGGAAGCTTTTGCACGAGGTTCAACCCAGATATCTTCATTagtcgggttctttttctttttcagatgagTCTCCCCGAATAGCTCATCATGTGGTATGCTCCTACCCTTTTCTTtctcctgcatatgaaaaaattatcaatgttcaaacaattaaaaatttaaatagaaacaaaattTACATACCAATTTTTCCTCCACAACAATGGTACTTCTGGCACCTGCAGTATGTAGGGAgtcacccttggatgatgcccgagctttcttttcttttttcctcagcAATTGGTATTCTTCGTTATTCCAAAGACGAATATACTGTTGCCATAAGGGTTCGCTAATCTAGTCAAGTTTTACCAATTTGGTTCGGGCATAATCCAATAGACCATTAAACCTAAATCTACATCTTCTGAAAAAGTTCCTCCTTATAAGACATGTATTCGCTCATCCCACaggtaaaatttctacaacaaaaataaaaatataatatttaatcttttattctaacaaagtgttaagtagtcgataagttaaatttTTACATTAAATTATTTAAACATTCTCTCCCTgtcactttatgggaatacattgggtctgttgttgttgttgttgatgatgattctCTCCCTGTCAAGTTTTGGAACCTGACGCCAATaggtccagtagccgttgaagttcCAACAAATGTATTTTCTCACAGCTTGTTCAACTTTAGCATTCGGCCTAAACCTGCaatacaagatcaaacagtaatattataaagcataataatatagtaatgaaaaaatgaataatgtttttatatttagaaatcttaccctgtcGCAGATGGAATGAGATAGAATTTCCCATAATCATCTTTGTCTTCTGGCTGCGGAtcaagtgatggtggatgcactggcgtgggaAGATTTGAAGCATCAGATGGAGTACCTCCAAGCTGAAGATCCGACAACCTAATAGATCCAGCAGAAACACTGTGTGAAGCTGCGTGACTGCTacaggagggtatcgatgatggcACATGTTCGAATGTGCCAACGACCGTTTGATAGTACTGTAGTGCCAGTGGCACGGTGATAGGAGCAGATTGGAtcggtgtagacccatgaagtggcccCACATGCGTAGGAGTGGGAACCGAATGCTGGAATGACCTAGAATATGAGAGTCGTGCTGTCGCGCCAGCAAATCGACCCTCAGATAGATGAATACCTGTCGGTCATCTATAAGGCGgaagttgtcttttcttttttggttttgtaagatcaacttttcccttacctttgtcacctctgcCTGACATCTTAATTatataaagttaacaagtagttagttcctacaaaataaatatataagaaaacattcctagtaattaatttaaagttactaattcacatttcaaatcgctccaacaacacgagatagacaagaatatttttattactatataaattataaaacagtgaaaacaacaatcttaaatagtatattacatatcaatcctAAAcgagaaacataaaggtaaatatatagtaca contains:
- the LOC107840469 gene encoding protein DETOXIFICATION 46, chloroplastic, with translation MNLQTLTCKSHIPIKIPKFNPNFHVDFSSTRLRTCRVAPLTRMSNHRKRIITACVNHSQEITVNLENLNSNSCIGDEAYEEKVGEVTVREEISVVDSNGKGNFSGNESIWAQVVEIVKFSGPAVGLWLCGPLMSLIDTAVIGQGSSIELAALGPGTVFCDNTSYLFMFLSIATSNLVATALAKGDKDDVQHQISILLFIGLACGIVMFIFTRLFGTWGITAFTGANNMEIINAANTYVQIRGLAWPAMLVGWVAQSASLGMKDSWGPLKALAVATAINGVGDIVLCRFFGYGIAGAAWATMVSQVVAAYMMIAALSGKGYTGFALSVPSLDELLQIFMLAAPVFLTMMSKVLFYSLLVYYATSMGTHIAAAHQVLLQLFCIFAIWGEPLSQTAQSFMPELLYGVNRNLSKARMLLKSLLIIAVSNGLLLGFGGVSISWFFPKIFSPDPLVIHEMHKVLLPLFLTLWVSPCVHSLEGTLLAGRDLKFISISMASIFGLASLLVMLFSSRGFGLSGCWFALVAFQWMRFLVALRRLTLADGILYLENPVHDELQKLKAA